The stretch of DNA CGAGATGCAGTTCGTTTGAGTCGTAAACTAGGTTTTCAAAGTCGAATTTTATTAAAGCGTTTGTTTCGTTTATCCTCATCAACTTCTCAAGATAAAAATAAATTAGAATAATTGTTTGATTAGAAGATTAAGGTCCAGAAAAGACTGCCGATTCAATATCTTCACGAGAGAGAGAATATTTGAAAGAGCGAATCAAGTCTTTGCCTCGTTCTCCTTTATCTAGATAGCGCACTATTAATTCTTCGGTTTCTAAACAAATCTCTGCTGTCCAAGTTGCCCGCTCTACATACCAACAATGGAGATTAACATCGTCTTGTTGGCAACCAAGATTACTGAGCCATTGTTCTATTTTTGGTAAAGGATGATTGTATAAAGGGGTATCAGATGAAGGAAGTTCCATTGATAGTTAAAGATACTACTTCTAAACATCAATATAAACTAGAATGCTTCTCCTCGGAGATAGGCGATCGCAATTACTAAGACCAGACAACCAACAAAAGTTAATCCTAGAATAAATAACACAAATATTTCTCCCGAAGATAGGGGACGATCTGTGGGGTCTAAATAGGCGGTTTGTGACCATTTGTTTTCAGGGGATTGTTCCCATTGGGTTGGTGCTTGAATGACATTGATTCGAGAATAACCAATTTTTAAATCATAAAGCGATCGCTTTTCAGGACTACTCAGGGTTGCATAAGCTTCGTTGAGTTGCTGAAATTTGGCTTTGGCTATTTCTGGAGGCAGAATTGTTGTGTCTGGATGATAGGTTTTACTTAGTTTTCGGTAACTTCGTCTGATTTCCAGCATTGAAGCTGAAGGATGCAAATCCAAAAGACTATAGTAAGTGTTAGCTAGCTTGGATTTTAAGGGAATTGATTGAGTTTTGGTTTGGCTAGTTTTACTATTTTGTCTCACCCTGTTTCTGAACAATACTAAAGTTATTGGTTTATTTTATTAATAGTTAGCTAATTTTGATGGTCAGATCAACTAACTTACAGGGGATAATAAACATCTGATCACTAAAATAACTATCGTTAGCTGACTTGAGCATGATTTTTGTTAAATTAAACAATCACTTAAAAGCTTTATTTAAGATCAACTGGAAACAACTATGTCTGTCTAGCTTGATTTGTCTGTTGCTGATTACGAGTAACCTGATTGGCTGGATTTCTCCTGCGATCGCAAGTATTAATGATGATAAATACGAGGGCAATATTTTTGTTTTATTTGCTGGTAATGGTTCTATCGTTCCTCCCCGCTTCGATTTAGCAGAATCTTTGCAAAGAAAAACGCCAACTTTTTTGGTCTATTATCTCGATGACAGTCGTGATTGTAAAGAATTTTCAATTGTAGTGACTCGTTTACACGATTTTTATGGACGTGCAGCTAGTTTTATTCCAGTTAGCGTTGATTCTCTACCTCTAAACTCTCATCCTACTCCCGAAGAGCCTGCTTATTATTATGAAGGAGTAGTTCCTCAAACTGTTTTGCTTGATGGTGATGGCAAAATAGTTTTTAATGGCAAAGGACAAGTGAAGTTTGAAGAAGTGGATGATGTTTTTCGTGACTTATTTGATTTATTACCTCGTTCAGAATCAGTTGAATTAAAACGTCGTTCTTTCAATGAATTTAATTCTGAATTGGTTAATTAATCTGAGTTCGAGTTAAACATTTTGAGATCAAGCTCAATAATATAAAAATGATTGGCTGATGTTTGGCAATTAATTATTCAGTTGCGATCGCTTGATTACGGAATGAACTTGGCTTTTTGCCTGTTTTGTTTTCTGTTTCCAACTATTTTGGGTGACGACATGGCTTTTCGTGATTATTTAACAGATTTTTAAGAGTTAGTTAATTAAATAACATAACGTCCCAAAATAACTAGATCTCTCTCAATCTGATCTATGGTTGCTACTCCAGGAAGATAACCCCATTGTTGAAACTGAAGCTTAGTAAATAAATTTAAACTTGGTTGATTATGAGCAAAAATAAACGCAAGCAGCCTTTTAAGCTTTAATTGAGGACTATGCGCGATCGCTTTTTGTAATAAACTTTGAGCAATTCCTTGGCGTTGATCACAAGGGCTAACATAAATACTAATTTCTGCGGTTGCATGGTAAGCAGGACGACCATAAAATGACTGAAAACTTAGCCAAGCAACCACAATTTGCTCTTTTTCTACTACCCAAATAGGACGATTAGCGTCACGATTGTGAAACCATGCTATGCGACTTTCACTAGTCACAGGCTCAAGATCTGCGGTAGCTAATCGACCAGAAATAGAATCATTATAAATAGTCACAATAGTTGATAAATCAGTTTCGACAGCATCACGAATTAACATAGCGACCAAAATGCATCACAAAATTTACTTTAAACTAACTACTTTCTGCGCAAAGTTATA from Stanieria cyanosphaera PCC 7437 encodes:
- a CDS encoding GNAT family N-acetyltransferase, yielding MLIRDAVETDLSTIVTIYNDSISGRLATADLEPVTSESRIAWFHNRDANRPIWVVEKEQIVVAWLSFQSFYGRPAYHATAEISIYVSPCDQRQGIAQSLLQKAIAHSPQLKLKRLLAFIFAHNQPSLNLFTKLQFQQWGYLPGVATIDQIERDLVILGRYVI
- a CDS encoding J domain-containing protein, with the protein product MRQNSKTSQTKTQSIPLKSKLANTYYSLLDLHPSASMLEIRRSYRKLSKTYHPDTTILPPEIAKAKFQQLNEAYATLSSPEKRSLYDLKIGYSRINVIQAPTQWEQSPENKWSQTAYLDPTDRPLSSGEIFVLFILGLTFVGCLVLVIAIAYLRGEAF
- a CDS encoding thylakoid membrane photosystem I accumulation factor — translated: MIFVKLNNHLKALFKINWKQLCLSSLICLLLITSNLIGWISPAIASINDDKYEGNIFVLFAGNGSIVPPRFDLAESLQRKTPTFLVYYLDDSRDCKEFSIVVTRLHDFYGRAASFIPVSVDSLPLNSHPTPEEPAYYYEGVVPQTVLLDGDGKIVFNGKGQVKFEEVDDVFRDLFDLLPRSESVELKRRSFNEFNSELVN
- a CDS encoding DUF3143 domain-containing protein, yielding MELPSSDTPLYNHPLPKIEQWLSNLGCQQDDVNLHCWYVERATWTAEICLETEELIVRYLDKGERGKDLIRSFKYSLSREDIESAVFSGP